In a single window of the Pontibacter russatus genome:
- a CDS encoding proline dehydrogenase family protein has product MNIGTKVSFDDTAIAFESKSDAALYKMYLLFKMMNSNTLVKVGGNLLNTALDLYLPVKFIIKQTVFDHFCGGETIEESERVIRELSKYHIGTILDYSVEGEGDEKSFDATRDELLRTVEKARDHARIPFSVFKVTGLIGINLLEKVQARQELTAAERAAFERGRDRVNAICQRCHEASVPVFIDAEESWIQESIDNLAYEMMARYNKARAIVYNTYQLYRHDRLEVIQRDYTTAVQEGYYLGAKLVRGAYMEKERKRAQAMGYPDPINPTKEATDSLFDEALRFCVAHIGHIYFCAGTHNEQSSYLLMDLMAAYNIAPNDRRVYFSQLYGMSDNLSYNLAKAGYNVAKYVPYGPVEAVMPYLLRRANENTAIAGQSSREFNLIKKEMERRKRVKRG; this is encoded by the coding sequence ATGAATATCGGTACCAAAGTGTCGTTCGACGACACAGCCATAGCGTTTGAATCGAAATCAGACGCAGCATTATACAAGATGTACCTGCTGTTTAAGATGATGAACAGCAATACACTCGTAAAGGTAGGCGGAAACCTGCTGAACACGGCCCTGGACCTGTACCTGCCCGTCAAATTCATCATCAAGCAAACGGTCTTCGACCACTTCTGCGGCGGCGAGACGATTGAGGAGTCGGAGCGGGTCATCCGGGAATTGAGCAAGTATCACATCGGCACCATCCTCGATTACTCGGTGGAGGGCGAGGGCGACGAGAAAAGCTTCGACGCCACCCGCGACGAGCTGCTGCGCACTGTGGAGAAGGCCCGCGACCATGCCCGCATCCCCTTCTCGGTGTTTAAAGTGACAGGCCTGATAGGTATAAACCTGCTGGAGAAAGTGCAGGCCCGGCAGGAACTCACTGCCGCCGAACGGGCTGCTTTTGAGCGGGGCCGCGACCGCGTGAACGCCATCTGCCAGCGCTGCCACGAAGCCAGCGTGCCGGTGTTTATAGATGCCGAGGAAAGCTGGATACAGGAAAGCATCGACAACCTGGCCTATGAGATGATGGCCCGCTATAACAAAGCACGGGCGATTGTGTACAACACCTATCAGCTGTACCGCCACGACCGCTTGGAGGTGATTCAGCGCGACTACACCACGGCAGTGCAGGAGGGCTATTACCTGGGAGCCAAGCTGGTGCGGGGCGCTTATATGGAGAAAGAGCGCAAACGCGCGCAGGCCATGGGCTACCCCGACCCCATCAATCCCACCAAGGAGGCCACTGACAGTCTGTTCGACGAGGCCCTGCGCTTCTGCGTGGCGCATATCGGCCATATATACTTCTGTGCCGGCACCCATAACGAGCAAAGCTCCTACCTGCTGATGGACCTGATGGCGGCGTATAACATCGCTCCCAACGACAGGCGCGTCTACTTTTCGCAGCTATATGGCATGAGCGACAACCTGAGCTACAACCTCGCCAAGGCTGGATACAACGTGGCGAAGTATGTGCCATACGGCCCGGTGGAGGCCGTGATGCCGTACCTGCTGCGCCGCGCCAACGAGAACACGGCCATCGCCGGGCAAAGCAGCCGCGAGTTCAACCTTATCAAAAAGGAGATGGAGCGCCGGAAACGCGTAAAGCGTGGCTGA